From a region of the Balaenoptera ricei isolate mBalRic1 chromosome 11, mBalRic1.hap2, whole genome shotgun sequence genome:
- the ACVR2B gene encoding activin receptor type-2B isoform X1 → MTAPWAALALLWGSLCAGSGRGEAETRECIYYNANWELERTNQSGLERCEGEQDKRLHCYASWRNSSGTIELVKKGCWLDDFNCYDRQECVATEENPQVYFCCCEGNFCNERFTHLPEAGGPEVTYEPPPTAPTLLTVLAYSLLPIGGLSLIVLLAFWMYRHRKPPYGHVDIHEDPGPPPPSPLVGLKPLQLLEIKARGRFGCVWKAQLMNDFVAVKIFPLQDKQSWQSEREIFSTPGMKHENLLQFIAAEKRGSNLEVELWLITAFHDKGSLTDYLKGNIITWNELCHVAETMSRGLSYLHEDVPWCRGEGHKPSIAHRDFKSKNVLLKSDLTAVLADFGLAVRFEPGKPPGDTHGQVGTRRYMAPEVLEGAINFQRDAFLRIDMYAMGLVLWELVSRCKAADGPVDEYMLPFEEEIGQHPSLEELQEVVVHKKMRPAIKDHWLKHPGLAQLCVTIEECWDHDAEARLSAGCVEERVSLIRRSVNGTTSDCLVSLVTSVTNVDLPPKESSI, encoded by the exons ATGACGGCGCCCTGGGCGGCCCTCGCCCTCCTCTGGGGATCGCTGTGCGCCG GTTCCGGGCGCGGGGAGGCCGAGACGCGGGAGTGCATCTACTACAACGCCAACTGGGAGCTGGAGCGCACCAACCAGAGCGGCCTGGAGCGCTGCGAGGGCGAGCAGGACAAGCGGCTGCACTGCTACGCCTCCTGGCGCAACAGCTCAGGCACCATCGAGCTGGTCAAGAAGGGCTGCTGGCTGGACGATTTCAACTGCTACGACAG GCAGGAGTGCGTGGCCACCGAGGAGAACCCCCAGGTGTACTTCTGCTGCTGTGAAGGCAACTTCTGCAACGAGCGCTTCACCCACCTGCCCGAGGCGGGCGGCCCGGAAG TCACGTACGAGCCACCCCCGACAGCCCCTACCCTGCTCACTGTGCTGGCCTACTCGCTGCTGCCCATCGGGGGCCTCTCCCTCATTGTCCTGCTGGCCTTCTGGATGTACCGGCATCGCAAGCCCCCCTATGGCCACGTGGACATCCATGAG GACCCTggacctccacccccatcccctctggTGGGCCTgaagccactgcagctgctggaGATCAAGGCTCGGGGGCGCTTTGGCTGTGTTTGGAAGGCACAACTCATGAACGACTTTGTGGCTGTCAAGATCTTCCCACTCCAG GACAAGCAGTCGTGGCAGAGTGAACGGGAGATCTTCAGCACACCTGGCATGAAGCATGAGAATCTGCTGCAGTTCATTGCCGCTGAGAAGCGAGGCTCAAACCTGGAGGTGGAGCTGTGGCTCATCACGGCCTTCCACGACAAG GGCTCCCTCACGGATTACCTCAAGGGGAACATCATCACATGGAATGAACTGTGTCACGTGGCAGAGACAATGTCAAGAGGCCTCTCATACCTACACGAGGACGTGCCCTGGTGCCGTGGCGAGGGCCACAAACCGTCTATTGCCCACAG GGACTTTAAGAGCAAGAATGTATTGCTGAAGAGTGACCTCACAGCCGTGCTGGCTGACTTCGGCCTGGCTGTTCGGTTTGAGCCAGGGAAACCTCCGGGGGACACTCATGGGCAG GTGGGCACACGGCGGTACATGGCCCCTGAGGTGCTTGAGGGAGCCATCAACTTCCAGAGAGACGCCTTTTTGCGCATCGACATGTACGCCATGGGCCTGGTGCTGTGGGAGCTCGTGTCCCGCTGCAAAGCTGCCGATG GACCTGTGGACGAGTACATGCTGCCTTTTGAGGAAGAGATTGGCCAGCACCCGTCACTGGAGGAGCTGCAGGAGGTGGTCGTGCACAAGAAGATGCGGCCTGCCATCAAGGATCACTGGTTGAAACACCCG GGCCTGGCCCAGCTCTGCGTGACCATCGAGGAGTGCTGGGACCACGACGCAGAGGCTCGTCTGTCCGCGGGCTGCGTGGAGGAGCGGGTGTCCCTGATCCGGAGGTCTGTCAATGGCACTACCTCGGACTGTCTTGTCTCCCTGGTGACCTCCGTCACCAATGTGGACCTGCCCCCGAAGGAGTCGAGCATCTAA
- the ACVR2B gene encoding activin receptor type-2B isoform X2, with protein sequence MTAPWAALALLWGSLCAGSGRGEAETRECIYYNANWELERTNQSGLERCEGEQDKRLHCYASWRNSSGTIELVKKGCWLDDFNCYDRQECVATEENPQVYFCCCEGNFCNERFTHLPEAGGPEAPTLLTVLAYSLLPIGGLSLIVLLAFWMYRHRKPPYGHVDIHEDPGPPPPSPLVGLKPLQLLEIKARGRFGCVWKAQLMNDFVAVKIFPLQDKQSWQSEREIFSTPGMKHENLLQFIAAEKRGSNLEVELWLITAFHDKGSLTDYLKGNIITWNELCHVAETMSRGLSYLHEDVPWCRGEGHKPSIAHRDFKSKNVLLKSDLTAVLADFGLAVRFEPGKPPGDTHGQVGTRRYMAPEVLEGAINFQRDAFLRIDMYAMGLVLWELVSRCKAADGPVDEYMLPFEEEIGQHPSLEELQEVVVHKKMRPAIKDHWLKHPGLAQLCVTIEECWDHDAEARLSAGCVEERVSLIRRSVNGTTSDCLVSLVTSVTNVDLPPKESSI encoded by the exons ATGACGGCGCCCTGGGCGGCCCTCGCCCTCCTCTGGGGATCGCTGTGCGCCG GTTCCGGGCGCGGGGAGGCCGAGACGCGGGAGTGCATCTACTACAACGCCAACTGGGAGCTGGAGCGCACCAACCAGAGCGGCCTGGAGCGCTGCGAGGGCGAGCAGGACAAGCGGCTGCACTGCTACGCCTCCTGGCGCAACAGCTCAGGCACCATCGAGCTGGTCAAGAAGGGCTGCTGGCTGGACGATTTCAACTGCTACGACAG GCAGGAGTGCGTGGCCACCGAGGAGAACCCCCAGGTGTACTTCTGCTGCTGTGAAGGCAACTTCTGCAACGAGCGCTTCACCCACCTGCCCGAGGCGGGCGGCCCGGAAG CCCCTACCCTGCTCACTGTGCTGGCCTACTCGCTGCTGCCCATCGGGGGCCTCTCCCTCATTGTCCTGCTGGCCTTCTGGATGTACCGGCATCGCAAGCCCCCCTATGGCCACGTGGACATCCATGAG GACCCTggacctccacccccatcccctctggTGGGCCTgaagccactgcagctgctggaGATCAAGGCTCGGGGGCGCTTTGGCTGTGTTTGGAAGGCACAACTCATGAACGACTTTGTGGCTGTCAAGATCTTCCCACTCCAG GACAAGCAGTCGTGGCAGAGTGAACGGGAGATCTTCAGCACACCTGGCATGAAGCATGAGAATCTGCTGCAGTTCATTGCCGCTGAGAAGCGAGGCTCAAACCTGGAGGTGGAGCTGTGGCTCATCACGGCCTTCCACGACAAG GGCTCCCTCACGGATTACCTCAAGGGGAACATCATCACATGGAATGAACTGTGTCACGTGGCAGAGACAATGTCAAGAGGCCTCTCATACCTACACGAGGACGTGCCCTGGTGCCGTGGCGAGGGCCACAAACCGTCTATTGCCCACAG GGACTTTAAGAGCAAGAATGTATTGCTGAAGAGTGACCTCACAGCCGTGCTGGCTGACTTCGGCCTGGCTGTTCGGTTTGAGCCAGGGAAACCTCCGGGGGACACTCATGGGCAG GTGGGCACACGGCGGTACATGGCCCCTGAGGTGCTTGAGGGAGCCATCAACTTCCAGAGAGACGCCTTTTTGCGCATCGACATGTACGCCATGGGCCTGGTGCTGTGGGAGCTCGTGTCCCGCTGCAAAGCTGCCGATG GACCTGTGGACGAGTACATGCTGCCTTTTGAGGAAGAGATTGGCCAGCACCCGTCACTGGAGGAGCTGCAGGAGGTGGTCGTGCACAAGAAGATGCGGCCTGCCATCAAGGATCACTGGTTGAAACACCCG GGCCTGGCCCAGCTCTGCGTGACCATCGAGGAGTGCTGGGACCACGACGCAGAGGCTCGTCTGTCCGCGGGCTGCGTGGAGGAGCGGGTGTCCCTGATCCGGAGGTCTGTCAATGGCACTACCTCGGACTGTCTTGTCTCCCTGGTGACCTCCGTCACCAATGTGGACCTGCCCCCGAAGGAGTCGAGCATCTAA